A section of the Triticum dicoccoides isolate Atlit2015 ecotype Zavitan chromosome 7A, WEW_v2.0, whole genome shotgun sequence genome encodes:
- the LOC119329848 gene encoding blue copper protein 1b-like, whose protein sequence is MEARMATAAVLVLLALVLVVPEACRAERFVVGDAARWTWGYNYTDWVIRKGPFFQDDSLVFTYDPPNATTHAHSVYMMRNLADYQSCNLKTAKLVAGVTEGAGAGFEFVLKKRKMHYFVCGERQGLHCTAGQMKFIVKPKSSVCRD, encoded by the exons ATGGAGGCGAGGATGGCAACGGCGGCGGTGCTCGTGCTGCTGGCGCTGGTGCTCGTCGTCCCGGAGGCGTGCCGGGCGGAGCGGTTCGTCGTCGGCGACGCGGCGCGGTGGACGTGGGGGTACAACTACACCGACTGGGTCATCAGGAAGGGCCCCTTCTTCCAGGACGACAGCCTCG TGTTCACTTACGACCCGCCGAACGCGACGACGCACGCGCACAGCGTGTACATGATGCGGAACCTGGCCGACTACCAGTCCTGCAACCTCAAGACGGCCAAGCTGGTGGCCGGCGTGACGGAGGGCGCCGGCGCGGGCTTCGAGTTCGTCCTCAAGAAGCGCAAGATGCACTACTTCGTCTGCGGCGAGCGCCAAGGCCTCCACTGCACCGCCGGCCAGATGAAGTTCATCGTCAAGCCCAAGAGCTCCGTCTGCCGTGACTGA
- the LOC119333286 gene encoding pentatricopeptide repeat-containing protein At5g18475-like, translating into LARLIASSQSGQRALDLFNAAAEQRGFSHTASTFSALLIRLARARLPSATTAVLRRAASAPCRFLEPHLLPLLRLLPPDHALALLRLLPSLLHRRRVSHKALAVCLDRLVSSRCPDVLADLIADLRDPRNKYLPAPNTCVYNILIKHYIKNGDSETAFRVLDEMREYTCGDVRPNLVTYSTLLGGLCRAGKMKEAFELFEGMIEKDHIVPDQLTYNLIIDGFCRLGQVEKARTIFGFMRKNECEPNAFNYATLINGHCKKGEVEDAKLVFEEMRTAGVEPDAVSYTALIGCLCRHGTVDEGINLLMEMREKGCKADVVTYNLLLEGLCKDGRMAEVMDLLGRLPEEGVQLNVASYRIVMNTLCSSGDMEKAVGLLGLMLRRGFLPHYAASNKLLNGLCDVGRVADATAALYGLAKFGFMPEASCWAKLIEAVCRDRKLRRSVELLDVLITGG; encoded by the coding sequence CTCGCGCGCCTCATCGCCTCCTCGCAGTCCGGGCAGCGCGCGCTCGACCTCTTCAACGCCGCCGCGGAGCAGCGCGGGTTCTCGCACACCGCGTCCACCTTCTCCGCGCTCCTCATCCGCCTCGCGCGCGCCCGCCTCCCGTCCGCCACCACCGCAGTCCTCCGCCGCGCCGCCTCCGCGCCCTGCCGCTTCCTCGAGCCGCACCTCCTgccgctcctccgcctcctcccgccCGACCACGCCCTCGCGCTCCTCCGCCTCCTGCCGtcgctcctccaccgccgccgcgtcTCGCACAAGGCCCTCGCCGTCTGCCTCGACCGCCTCGTCTCCTCCCGCTGCCCCGACGTCCTCGCCGACCTCATAGCCGACCTGCGCGACCCCCGGAACAAGTACCTCCCCGCTCCCAACACCTGCGTCTACAACATCCTCATCAAGCACTACATCAAGAACGGCGACTCCGAGACCGCCTTCAGGGTGCTCGATGAAATGCGTGAGTACACCTGCGGCGATGTGAGGCCAAACCTGGTCACCTATTCGACATTGTTGGGTGGGCTCTGTCGTGCTGGTAAGATGAAGGAAGCGTTTGAGCTATTCGAGGGGATGATCGAGAAAGACCACATCGTGCCGGACCAGCTGACATACAATCTGATCATCGACGGATTCTGCCGTCTGGGGCAGGTGGAGAAGGCACGGACAATCTTTGGATTTATGAGGAAGAATGAGTGTGAGCCAAATGCTTTCAACTACGCAACTCTTATAAATGGACACTGCAAGAAAGGGGAAGTGGAGGATGCAAAGCTGGTGTTCGAGGAGATGAGGACTGCTGGGGTGGAACCAGACGCCGTCAGCTACACGGCATTGATCGGGTGCCTTTGTAGACATGGGACTGTCGATGAGGGGATCAATCTTCTGATGGAGATGAGGGAGAAGGGATGCAAGGCTGATGTTGTCACATACAATCTGCTGCTTGAAGGGCTGTGCAAAGATGGGCGGATGGCAGAAGTGATGGACTTGCTTGGGAGGTTGCCAGAGGAAGGAGTTCAGTTGAACGTCGCAAGCTATCGGATTGTGATGAATACTCTGTGCTCAAGTGGAGATATGGAGAAGGCCGTTGGCTTGCTGGGATTAATGCTCAGAAGAGGGTTTTTGCCGCACTATGCAGCCTCAAACAAACTTTTGAACGGTCTGTGCGATGTTGGGCGAGTGGCAGATGCGACAGCTGCATTGTATGGATTGGCCAAATTTGGGTTCATGCCAGAGGCTAGTTGTTGGGCAAAGCTGATTGAGGCTGTGTGCCGGGACAGAAAACTTAGGAGATCTGTTGAGCTTCTGGATGTCTTAATTACGGGAGGGTGA
- the LOC119327733 gene encoding uncharacterized protein LOC119327733 — translation MSAASGYVAVPRCPVIFDGTNYTEFTGFMRIHMRGIRLWGVLSGEVCCPPRPVPPVAPTPPTPSVLPTDANQAAKDAAKVADEVADRAYDERVLAYEEALQLYHGALSAYTQWLDDDARAAAVLTASVLPQFASEFLGLSTVFEMWTRLRERYQPSGDALYLSVIRQEHALQQGDSTVDDFYAQSSAIWRQLDSLRSAGCRTCPCCQAVQANLEFHRVYEFLSRLRKEFEPRRAQLFARGRISLMEALSEIRAEETRLRGAGLLEVPSVLATRAPPPPAPSTTSRSSAPPLLPTPSRGSGRPRPHCAYCNNDGHLESQCYTKKKHLRKARSSSSGTSSSTSTASAIALTEQDILRLKRLLAASGSSSTGTAGSVTDASRTEQSPSTQSGPSHAHSGWGWPSPP, via the exons ATGTCTGCTGCATCGGGTTATGTTGCTGTTCCTCGCTGTCCGGTgatctttgatggtactaactacaccgagttcactggcttcatgcgcattcacatgcgtggcatccgtctttggggtgttctttctggcgaggtctgTTGTCCGCCACGTCCAGTTCCTCCGGTGGCCCCTACCCCGCCAACTCCATCGGTTCTTCCTACGGATGCTAATCAGGCTGCCAAGGATGCGGCTAAGGTTGCTGATGAGGTTGCTGATCGTGCTTATGATGAGAGGGTTTTGGCTTATGAGGAGGCTCTTCAGTTGTATCATGGTGCTCTGTCTGCTTACACCCAGTGGCTTGATGATGATGCCCGTGCTGCAGCTGTTCTCACTGCTAGTGTTCTGCCTCAGTTTGCTTCTGAATTTCTGGGTCTTTCTACTGTCTTTGAGATGTGGACCCGTCTTCGtgagcgctatcagccctctggtgatgccttatacctctctgtgatccgccaggagcatgctcttcagcagggtgactctactgttgatgacttctatgcacagagttctgctatctGGCGTCAGCTTGATTCTCTCCGTAGTGCTGGGTGTCGTACCTGCCCCTGTTGCCAGGCTGTCCAGGCCAATTTGGAGTTTCATCGCGTCTATGAGTTCTTGTCTCGGCTTCGTAAGGAGTTTGAGCCCCGgcgtgctcagttgtttgctcgtggcCGTATTTCTCTCATGGAGGCGCTTTCTGAGATTCGTGCAGAGGAGACTCGCTTACGTGGTGCTGGTTTGCTGGAGGTTCCCTCTGTGCTTGCTACTCGTGCTCCTCCGCCACCTGCTCCATCGACCACTTCTCGCTCGAGTGCTCCGCCGCTCTTGCCCACTCCTTCTAGAGGCTCCGGTCGCCCCCGTCCACACTGCGCCTATTGCAACAATGATGGTCATCTTGAGTCTCAGTGCTACACGAAGAAGAAACACCTGCGCAAGGCTCGATCATCATCTTCAGGGACTTCGTCGTCTACCTCGACAGCTTCAGCCATTGCTTTGACTGAGCAGGATATTCTGAGACTTAAGCGTCTGCTCGCGGCTTCAGGTTCTTCCTCGACGGGTACTGCCGGTTCTGTGACTGATGCTTCCCGCACTGAGCAATCaccctctacacagtcag GACCGTCACACGCACACTctggttggggctggccctcgccgccgtga